The following are encoded together in the Tripterygium wilfordii isolate XIE 37 chromosome 18, ASM1340144v1, whole genome shotgun sequence genome:
- the LOC119984685 gene encoding signal peptide peptidase-like 1 has product MESIWNLLYLLEPAPITLIVTAVTVTFASAFRALNHGKEMERNRDLSEASITLDKSQALMIPVMSSCSLLMMFYLFSSVSQLLTAFTAIAAVSSLFFCLSPHVAYVKSHYGLADPFVSRCCSKSFTRIQGLLLFTCSMIVAAWLVSGHWVLNNLLGISICIAFVSHVRLPNVKVCAMLLACLFVYDIFWVFFSERIFGANVMVSVATQQASNPVHTVADRLGFPDLQLITKKLELPVKIIFPRNLLGGAVPGQSSADFMMLGLGDMAIPAMLLALVLCFDHRKSRDPVNLLELNSSKGHKYIWYALPGYAIGLIAALAAGVLTHSPQPALLYLVPSTLGPVIVVSWVRKELDELWEGSMPNFIDKARQIEV; this is encoded by the exons ATGGAATCTATATGGAACCTTCTATATTTGCTGGAGCCTGCTCCCATCACCCTTATAGTAACAGCAGTAACCGTGACGTTTGCATCAGCGTTTCGTGCTTTAAATCATGGAAAAGAAATGGAGCGAAACCGTGACTTGTCAGAAGCATCCATTACCTTGGATAAGTCCCAAGCACTAATGATTCCCGTAATGAGTTCTTGCAGTTTACTTATGATGTTCTACCTCTTTTCTTCTGTTTCACAGCTCCTCACTGCTTTCACTGCCATCGCTGCTGTTTCATCCCTTTTCTTCTGCCTATCCCCTCATGTTGCCTATGTGAAGTCACATTATGGTTTGGCAGACCCATTTGTGTCACGGTGCTGTTCAAAGTCTTTCACACGGATCCAGGGGCTTTTACTGTTCACTTGCTCTATGATAGTGGCTGCGTGGCTTGTTTCTGGGCATTGGGTATTGAACAACCTGTTGGGAATTTCCATTTGTATTGCATTTGTGAGCCATGTACGGCTTCCAAATGTGAAAGTATGTGCAATGCTCCttgcatgtttgtttgtttatgacatattttgggttttcttttccGAAAGAATTTTTGGTGCCAATGTCATGGTATCAGTGGCTACCCAACAAGCATCAAATCCCGTCCATACGGTGGCGGATAGATTAGGTTTTCCTGATTTACAATTGATAACAAAGAAGCTTGAATTGCCTGTGAAAATAATCTTTCCTAGGAATTTGTTGGGTGGAGCGGTTCCTGGACAAAGTTCTGCAGACTTCATGATGCTCGGTCTTGGTGACATG GCAATTCCCGCAATGCTTCTTGCATTAGTCCTCTGTTTTGATCATCGAAAAAGTAGAGATCCAGTCAACCTCTTAGAGTTGAACTCATCAAAGGGACACAAATACATATGGTATGCCCTTCCTGGATATGCCATTGGACTGATTGCTGCTTTAGCAGCTGGCGTTTTGACTCATTCGCCCCAACCTGCACTTCTTTACCTG GTGCCTTCTACGCTGGGACCGGTGATTGTTGTCTCATGGGTGAGGAAGGAGCTAGATGAGTTATGGGAAGGAAGCATGCCAAATTTCATTGATAAAGCTCGGCAAATAGAAGTCTGA
- the LOC119984512 gene encoding pectin acetylesterase 9-like: protein METKIVIARAMVLLSMSCMIRCAFADEGLLVKMTLVQNASASGAFCLDGSLPAYHLDRGFGSGASNWLLQFEGGGWCNDRKSCMERANTRRGSTKYMSKMEVFSGILSNNASRNPDFYNWNRVKLRYCDGASFGGNSKYDNGTSVIYFRGQKIWEAIIHDLLPKGLGTAHMALLSGCSAGGLSSFLHCDNFASILPANTSVKCLSDAGFFMDEMDISSNRTMRTFYKEVVQLQGVEQNLNENCTSSHVPELCIFPQYALKYIETPFFILNSAYDVYQFHNILVPPQADPRGLWSRCKLNPAACNPNQIMILQGFRNDMLATLRWFLDSSIRGGMYINSCFAHCQSESQDTWFADDSPRIHNKTIAEAVGDWYFSRKESKEIDCPYPCDTTCHNLIP from the exons ATGGAGACGAAGATAGTTATAGCGAGGGCAATGGTTTTGCTATCAATGTCATGCATGATACGGTGCGCTTTTGCCGATGAAGGGCTTCTGGTTAAGATGACTCTTGTTCAAAACGCGTCGGCTTCCGGTGCCT TTTGCTTGGATGGAAGTTTGCCTGCGTATCATCTGGACAGAGGTTTCGGTTCTGGAGCAAGCAACTGGCTTTTGCAATTTGAG GGAGGTGGGTGGTGCAATGATAGGAAATCGTGCATGGAGAGAGCCAATACCCGGCGCGGATCTACAAAATATATGTCCAAGATGGAAGTTTTCTCGGGAATCCTAAGCAACAATGCCTCTCGAAATCCAG ATTTCTACAATTGGAACCGTGTGAAGCTTCGATATTGCGATGGCGCATCGTTTGGTGGGAACTCCAAATATGACAACGGG ACATCAGTAATTTATTTCAGAGGGCAAAAGATTTGGGAAGCAATCATTCATGACCTTCTCCCTAAAGGATTGGGGACTGCACATATG GCTTTGCTTTCAGGTTGCTCTGCTGGCGGTTTATCATCCTTTCTGCATTGCGACAACTTCGCAAGCATTTTACCAGCAAATACTAGTGTGAAATGCTTGAGTGATGCTGGATTTTTTATGGACGA AATGGACATCAGTTCAAACCGTACAATGAGGACATTCTACAAAGAAGTTGTTCAACTACAG GGGGTAGAACAGAATCTAAATGAAAATTGCACCAGTTCCCATGTTCCAGAGCTG TGCATCTTTCCACAGTACGCTTTGAAATATATCGAAACTCCATTTTTCATCTTGAACTCAGCTTATGATGTATACCAA TTTCACAATATATTGGTGCCACCTCAAGCTGATCCACGAGGACTTTGGAGCCGATGCAAGCTTAATCCAGCTGCTTGTAACCCTAACCAGATCATGATATTACAAG GTTTCAGGAACGACATGCTTGCGACTTTGAGATGGTTCCTCGACTCTTCAATACGAGGGGGCATGTATATTAATTCGTGTTTTGCTCATTGCCAGAGTGAGTCACAAGACACATGGTTTGCAGATGATTCCCCAAGAATACATAATAAG ACCATTGCAGAAGCAGTTGGAGATTGGTACTTCAGCAGAAAGGAATCTAAGGAAATTGATTGTCCGTATCCTTGCGATACTACATGCCATAACCTCATACCATAG